The window CACTGATGATTTATCTGGTCCAGCAGTTAGTAGCACATCCCTTCTAGGGGAAGATGAACCCGAATTATCTCTCTCTGAGCATCAGCGAGAAAGCCGAAAGAAACGTTCTGCAGTCGGTACACCTGACTATTTGGCACCAGAGATACTTTTGGGAACAGGACATGGTTCGTATAGCCTTTTCTAAGTTTAAGGTGCTATTATTGCCTTTATCTTGTTCTAAAACTCTTCAGCCTTAGATTAAGCTTCAAcatcaagaaagaaatactaATTAGCCTGATGTTCAACTATGGGCTAAAATGTTTAAATCATTATTCATTGGTACTCTTTAGTCTTTCATGTAAGCTGAAAGAATGTTTAAGGGCACCCAACCATAATGCTCTTGTTTTCCCTGCTTTTCCCCAAACATGCTGTTCACTTATTTGGTTGATCACTATTTAAGTATTTAAGGGCGCGGCCATTATGCTCTTGTATTTTTGCCAAACAGCTTTCTGTTCTGTTTATTGGTTAAACCGTTGTAAGATTAACAACTTGCTCCCGTTCTATGGTCCACAGGTGCAACTGCAGATTGGTGGTCTGTTGGTGTCATTTTATTTGAATTGATTGTTGGAATTCCACCTTTCAATGCTGAGCATCCTCAGGTTAATACATTGCATCTAAAATATGTTATAATACATAGGCTTGGTGTTTACAACAAAAATTGTTTGTGATTTCACAGTTTGTTTGAGTTCTAACCCTTTGGCTTCTTTTTaaccattttcttcttttgcttgTAGACTATATTTGATAATATTCTCAACCGTAATATTCCTTGGCCTGGGGTTGGCGAGATGAGTCCTGAAGCACAGGATCTTATTGATCAGTAAGTGAAGCATCCAAGATTTTTATGTGATGTTATTGCTTTCAAAGATATGCTTTGTTACTGCCTTGCTAAGGAGGAAATATTTGTTTCTGTTGAAATTAGCATCTCCATTGAAGTTGACCATTAGTCAGTTTGTGTTGAGATCAAGGGCATTGGCGCTCTGTTTTGGTCTAGTTTTAAGATACTTGTGTTAACATTCTTGAACTTTAATTCTACTGCAAGTTATGAACCCGTCACTCATGGTTTCAGGCTGCAGGAACTTTCTTCTTATTTTGCATGGAGGCCTAAATGTGGAATAACAATTTTTATCCAATTTGTTAATTTGTTCTTTGAATGCATGGGATTGAAAAGTGATTTTAGATTTTGTTCGAATTTGTGTTCCAGTTTAAAGGTCCATTATGTTCAAACATGCAAATGCATATTCATGCATATTTACTTGTGATGTCTAGTGACAGCATGTACTTGTGATTTTTGTTTAGTTGATGCTGATGCAACTAGTTTCCAGGTTATTGACAGAAGATCCTAATCAAAGACTTGGAGCTAGAGGTGCATCAGAGGTATTTGTTAGTTAGATTTACTtcttattcattatattttagtGCATGATCTTTCAAATTTCTTCGATAAACCAACAAAACTGCAATCTGTGATAAAGGTGAAGCAGCATCCATTCTTTAAAGATATCAACTGGGACACGCTTGCCAGGCAAAAGGTGTGAGACAGCGTATTCATAAATCATAAAAATGAAGACACAGATTTTTCGTCTTTGGTTTGGTTGGCACCACTCCCTTATGACTTCTCATTTCTTGCAGGCTGCGTTTGTTCCCACTTCAGAGAGTGCTCTAGATACCAGTTACTTCACCAGTCGTTTCTCATGGAATCCTTCAGATCAACATGTATATCCACCCAGTGACATGGATGATTCCAGTGATTCTGACAGCTTAAGTGGCAGCAGCAGTTGCTTGAGCAACCGTCATGAGGAAGTGGTACATTAGTTCAAGAAACAAGTGCTTTTAACTCCTGATGagaatatattttatattggCCGTACTTTTATATAATTTGCAGCACTGACATGATCTTGGGGCGACGTTCATTGACAGGGTGATGAATGTGGGGGTCTGACAGAGTTCGAGTCTGGCTCTAATATCAATTACTCTTTCAGTAATTTCTCATTTAAGGTATTTCTTAACGTACAAGGCTGTCGTTTCTTTTGTCATCGCTAAAATGACCACTCAAGATGCTCGTACTGTAATTAGTCGTAAGTTCTTCATGAATAGTGTGTCTTGGATGCCATGTATTTTTTGTTTCCTCGTCATTCCTCATCGTATGCTGATGTTGCTTTCCCACTGCTTTGCATGGATctatttttgttaattatttagttcatttttttcacctttTCGTGACATATCTTACTTCATTTTCTCATGATCATGGTTCAGAATCTCTCCCAGCTTGCATCAATCAACTATGATCTGCTTTCAAAGGGTTTTAAGGATGATCCGTCATTGAATCCCAGCGCATAGCAAGCTGCTCCTGGTTGTCAAAACCCGGGATTAGGGATTTGCCACCGAAAagatttgggcttgtttttGGGGCCTAATCACCTCGTCGTTGTTTGTACATATGATCATCGATCATTTTTTCTTTCGTTTACAGTGTGAGCAGTTGAGAGCAATTTGAGTGATGAATTTGCACCTGGAGAGATGGGAGAATTCAGAAAACTCAAAAAGCCGAAACTGGTTCGGTTTGTGCTCTCCTTGCTCTTATAGGTAACTTATCCGCCCGCAGGGGCGTCAATTTTACAGTCTGAGTAGTCTTTTGTATCTTAAGGACTTTGATGTATCCTAATTAGTATGCCCTGTGCTGGTTGAGCTTGAGGATTTTTGTCACAAGTCTCTTGGTTTTCCTTCTCCATGGCAATGTGAAAACACATCCTCTCTTCCAATTCGCACTGTATCttgttttattcaatttttcgaCAGATGCGGAGCGTTGTttgtgtgcagtggaataaaataaataagacaatatttacgaggttcggcaagtgTGCCTACGTCCTCGGGACATCATTAGTACTTTCTTTCATTATCTAAAATAATACGAGGATAAAAATGATTCTCACtattctcctttctctctagcATGGCTGATTGGTAATTTCTTCCgcatctctcttctttcctccccttccttttccttcataACTCCTCTTTCTTTCCTCTGTATGTttttctctcatctctttcttcttctcactACTTCCTCTGTATGCTCTCATCTTATAGGCCAAAAGATTACTATAGCAACATTATTTACTTTACAAGCTTTtctcaaatgaatagtgaaatacTGTGCATGAATAGTAATCTAtccgtttttttttatatgaataaTAATCTATCTGATTTTTCTTTGGATAAATATTAACGAACTATTGATGTGGACCATCCATATGTTATATTACAACAATTTTGACTTTTATTTGGAGAATATCCATTGCAAACGATTCAAgcattttgtgaaaaatgcatGAGCATTAAGGAAAGGGTAGTGtaattcaaatattattttttacctTTCACACCTCTTATTTATTGGTTGTTAGACAAAATGaagtaaagagaaataaatgacaaaaattaatagGGGTGTATGAAatgtaaaaatgagtgtgtataGCACTATTCTATGGAAAAGTTCTAATCCAATTTGAGGGCTTGTCGTCTATTGAGAATAcaatttttttgtgaattttgaaaGATTAATGGAGCACATCAATTTTTCAgatgtgtattaaaaaaaattattctttaGGACATAATAGAAGCGTGGTTATTTTTTTACATAATGTTGCATATTTGTGAAAAAGTCGATTTTCAAATGTAGACAATGAAAAAAGACATTTAGTTTCAAGTAAGTAGAAGTAATGTTACACTTATCATCTATTTGTATTATCGTTCTAACAGAAGTACGGCCTACCTAGTCTCatctatattaaaaaaattatacaaataataatacaaatatatgataaaaataatatatttttttttgtacgaAATGAATAACTGATACGTAAAAATCATCGGGAATATCCCAAAAAAGGTTATTAATTGGTCAAAATTGGGATTAGAGAAAAAGGTTTTAACTGTATAGATTATTCATAGTacacccaaaaaagcttcagGACAGGACAGCACAAGCCCAGGACAAAAATATCCCATACTTTggaaaaaaccaaaattttgtTTACTCTCATGTATTGAAGGCTAGTTAATTGTTATGCACcacattttaatgaaaagaggACCTTGGATGCCAACAAAATCTAACCACAACCAAGGGCCACTCCATCACTCTTGTCTCCTCTCTTTTTACACTTCCTCCTCCACTTCAATGCATTAGTTTGGTCCACCACCAAGCTTCATCATCACCACAAAACCTCGAATAAAACGTAATGATATCTCAGATCATTCACACACTGTTACAAAGTTTTCTTCATCCTCAATTCCATCATAAAACATCATGTTACTTTCCGTCTTTCCCGAATCCAAAATTACAAAGTTCTCTTCATCCTCGTCTTCATCACAAAGCATCGTGTTACTTTCCGTCTTTCCTTTATTCAAAATTGTTATATCATCCCATACATGTAAAGATTTTTGTAACCAGACCACGTGACGAGAAAGAGAAATATGGAGAGCGAAACAATAACCAACAaaagtttgcttaatttcaTAAATCTTTCACCTAAGTATGAAAAGACATGACAACAAACACATGAAGCAACCAAAAAACATCTTAATTTCAAGTAGCTAAAACAGTTGTAATAAATGATAACAAATAAAAGACAAAGGCAAAGGTGAAGTAATAATTACATAAAACCATCATCCACCAACAACAAATGGAACAGATATCCACCTCAAAAGTGTACCTAAAAgggcagtaaaaaaaaaaaagaaaaaactagtgCATTGGGGAACAatagggtgaaaaaaaaaattaaaaaaaaattacagttTGGCTCCTAAGGAAAGTGAGAGGACTTGAATTTTTGACATACAACAAAACCACCAGATGTAACACAACAAAGCAAGGAATTGCCCTGCAAATCCATGGGGGAAGATGGCCGAAGGGCTGGCCCTGAGCAACTCAACTCATCGAGAGGATACGTTGTCTAAACCACGGACAACCTCGGGCTGCTCATCTCGCAAGCTAGAACGACGTAGCTCCTCAATGCGCCTTGTCACTTCGGAGATTGAAGGGCGTTTGTCAGGATACTGAGCCGAACAATCTATTGCAAGTTGCAAGAGCTGAACCATCTCCTCCTCGACATTCTGGTACCTGAGGAGCTCAACATCGAAAACCTCTGAAGTCCACTCCTCTTTGACTATGGACTGAACCCACCTTGGGAGGTCAACTCCTTCCTCATTCAAGAGGGCATGAGTTGGGGGCTTCCCAGTAAGTAGTTCCAAGAGCAATACCCCAAAGCTATAAACATCGGCCTTTTGGGATACCTTGCGAGGATCAGTAACCTCTGGTGCCCGGTAGCCAGAAACTCGGTTGGGAGTAGATGAGGGACCAACAAGATGAGCTAGGCCGAAGTCAGAAACCCGAGCTTCATAGGACTTTGTTAGCAGGATGTTGGATGACTTGATGTTTCCATGCGAGACAGTTTGGCCTTGAGAGTGTAGGTATTCAATTCCACGGGCAGCTCCAAGGGCAATTCCGGACCTGATTTCCCAATTCAATGGGGTCCTGCCTGCTCCCTTGTTTCCTGTAGTGTCAAGATAGAACGCAAGATGGGAAGTCGAACCAAAAATCTATAAAATGGTTTTGGAATAACAGCAATTCCTGATTAATGTCGCAATATACGAAGACTATGTTGATAGCATAACTTAGATCATGCAAAACAAAGTActaaaaaaactgaaattacGAAGAATGTATATATCACTAATAGATTTCAACCGTACGAGAGGAAACAAGCACGAAAATGAGTAACACGGAGTTTGTGGAGATGCAAAATTATGCATAAAAAATCCTCAGAGACAACTCAAAGAGCACATTAACATTTCTAATCTTCCAAATCGAAGTAATCATCGAGATTCGGAGAAACTAATGATGCATCAGAAGAGATCATATCCATCATCATCAAAATTCCagcaaagaaacaaagaaacgaCAATATAACTGGAATGGCAGAGCaacatatatatagatatatacgtgtgtgtgtgcatatatatatatatatatatatatatatatatatataccaataAAGCAAGCAATCAAATAGGAAGAAACACTGACCGTGCAAAAGTGCAGATAAGCTTCCCATAGGCATGTAATCATAGACAAGAAGCTTCTCATCTCTGCTGAAATAGTAGGCCCTCAGAGGCACCAAATTTTCATGATCCTTCACTCCCACAGCTTCAATCTTTTCTTTAAACTCGCTCTCCGAAATTGTCACATCCCTCAGCCTCTTCACAGCCACCACAGTCCCAGCCTCCAGAACCGCCTTGTATGCGGTCCCGAAAGTCCCCTTCCCCAAAACCTCCGCCGAAGCTCTCAACAAGTCCTCCAGATCAAACACCCTCGCCCCATTGCCAAAAAACACCAGCTTTTTAGCACCACCGGCGCTATTGGCTTCACTTTTCCCATTCCCCACCATCGCCGCCGCCGCAGCAGCCGCCACTGAAGACCCATTTCCGTATCCCACATTTTCAGCCTCCGCGGGCAGCTTCTCGCCGGGAATCTCGACTTCCGGGTGCTTCACGGTGGCGATGTCAACGGAGCTCGTCTTCTTGCTCTTCTTCTTTCGGCAGAAAAAGATCAAAAGCATGATAATCACGAGAAAAGCCAGCACGGATCCGATCACAATACCGGCAATAGCACCACCTGAAAGCTTTCTCCTTTTGTGGTTGTCATTGATGTTTATATCTCCTCCTCCGGCAGCTCCGCCGTCTCCAGGGCAAGCATCAAGCGGACCCCCGCATAGCAAATTACCCAGAAACGAGCTTGAAGGGTAAGACTGCAACTGCTTCGGAACAGACCCGTTTAGCAAATTGCTGGATACATTGAACTGGTCGAGATTAGGAAGCTTCAGCTCTGGAATCGCTCCAGAAAGCTTGTTGCTTTCAAGATACAAAGTCCTCAGGCGGGTGAGATTGTTGAAACCCAGTGagatctcaccggaaaaattgTTGGACGCCAAGTTCAGCCTGACCAAGTCGTGTAGACTGTACAAAAACTCCGGGATTTCGCCGGAGAAAAGGTTCCCCTGCAAGTAAAGGTTACGAAGAGTAACACAGGCGGAGAGATCTGACGGCAGAGGACCTCTTAAAGCGTTGAGACGGAGACTGAGAGTGCGGAGACTGGTCAGATTTCCAAAAATGCCACTGGGAATTACGCCGGATAGAGCCACGCCGGGAAGACGAATCCCCGTGACACGGTTATTCTCACAGTTGACGCCAGCCCACGAACATGGGCTGGTCTGGTTCACATTCCAGAGCAGAGTTCGGCCGCCGACGGCGGAGCGCAGGGCCAGTAGAGCGGAGCGGTCAGAAGCCAGATCTGGTTTTGCAATGGGGAGCAAAAGCAGCAGGGAGAAGAGGAAAAGGCAAAGCCTTTGggtttgggaatgcattttggTGGAACCCCAGATGGCGTTTTTGGTGAATTGGGTGGGGGTGTGGATTTCTGGGGTTTTCAAAGATCATacattgttttggtttttgggtttcagaggaggggagagagagaggagagagtgtGTTTTGGGAGCTGCATTTCCTCGTTTCTTTTTGGCCCTTTTTGTTGGCCTTCTGGTTTCCcttgaggaggagagagaaagaagagagagagagtacagaCTACAGGCTGTGAGGTAAATACTAAAAAATAGggaagaaaggagagagagtaaACCCTAGCTGTATGCAGTGACAGTGAGGAGAGTGAAGGAGAAGTGGTGACCTGATGGGTGGTGTAGTCAACTGTCATTTactcttttttctttgctttttttggtcttttgctttttttcttttttttcttttatttttatttttagaaattttaatgaaaaactttcggtactgttcattttaacaaaaaaatacatttttatatttaaaaatcaatcatgatactattcactttaccctttattttattcttatcgttaaaactcaaagttttcaaattcttttcattaattttcctttcattgagaattttaacgaaaaattttcAGTACTATACATTTTACTggatattttttaatatttttctttgttttctatccctataaattacattttagatgggtttgtttgttttctgatattttgttatttaatttatttaagaaaTTGGCTTTTGTGTATTTGGATTGTTTTTACAAGTGTATGGTGGATGTTAATTTTATCAATTCTTTTAACAACTTTTCCTTGTAAACGTTTTTGTTCATCAATGAATTAATTGAGAAAGTGGCAATgacaaatttgatattgaagcCTCATATAGACCAAAGTAAAATTCAAATACAACAATGAGTTATATATGATTATCTTTATATTGTTACGGGGTTTAGATACGAGAATAAATGATTGAggttaaaaataaaagatttaaataagagagttttaacgaaaagtttgcgatactgttcactttaacgaaaaaccacattttacactaaaaaatcaaacctggtactattcactttaccctttattttgtccctattgttaaaactcaaagttttcaagctattttcattagtttccttttaaataattgtaaaagtcaggtttaacaattaaaataattGTAGCATTAAATGATGCATATCATTGAAATCATATCCCGAAAATCACTTTTTAAGACCCCTATATTCTGTTGTACAATAGCCTGATTATTCATTGGACATACATAATAACAAATTCCATAAACAACTTGGCACAAGCTGTTGATCGGGGTGGCATTGAACCACTCCACTCTACTTGTACATTCAACACAAAAACCAAATGTAACTCGCGTATAGATTAACTATATGTATACATTTTAGTACTGAGTTAATTATCTTATAAAATAGGTGTTTTAGAGGACTTTCCAATTGTTAAACATTGAAGTAATACCAAACGGTgtacgttttttttttggttttttttgtagGTATGACAACCATATTTTTCATCAAATCTCACTTTACTTCTATACTCTAtaatatttcattttattaCTTGCATTTTTTCTCCGTGTCCCAATTTACTCTTTACACTCTATATTGTTTCACTATAACACATATATTCTTTCTTAATGTCCCACTttattctatttcatcaaataaGTTAACAAAGTCGTTAATTATGCTAGGGTGACATGAACAATTTAGTTCTTTCAACTATGTTGGTGGGTTAAATCCTTACAAAACGATCCAAAAACTTTGAAATTGACTCACTAACTTTGAAGTTCaaccttcttttcttctttgttttttgtcttaataTGGAGAAATCAAACTCTAGTTCGAATTTAACTCACCTCTCTTTATCCATGAGTTCTACTAAATTGACATGTCATATGCTACACAACTATGAAGGAAGGATGCATGTGATATAGTATATCAGATAAAGTGAGACACGAAGTAAGAGTGTAGGTGGCAaagcacaaaaacaaaaaaaaaaacactcaaaactgcatTGGATACTATTATTAGTAAAGGGCAGTGAAATAACATAAACTTTCATCCCAATTTTCAACTGAGAAAAACTGAATTTTTGTCATTTAACTTGTTCAATCACCAACAATATATTTGTCGATATTTATGATAATCAACTTGCTTTTTCCAAAAGCCAAAACTTAAAGTTGATGACAAAACAAAATGTCTATTTCCAAAGAGGTTGACGATTTGGCACTGCTTTGCTTAACTTATAATCTAATAGCTAGGCATATTGTATTTTCCCAAAAGTTTAAATATTTCTAAATCTGTGTGTTTCCGGtgttcattttatatttcttggGGGTAATTCCCGTTGGGTTGTCGGATATTGTAAGCAAAAGATAAAGTATCACACCAGCTTTATTATATAATCAAGATGTTATTTATTTAgctgaaaacaaaattaaagtacaaaatattatttgaaagATTATAATGAGAATATTTTTGCTTACCAACCTCAAGTGATGGTGAAGTTCACAATCTTATTTATTATCGTTGgatgaatttaaatttcatgattaggggcctagcgcctaggcggttgttttagtttttaattaaatttgttatattacatagaaataaatgtttatttatactttaaaaaaatacatcATTGTATTaggatacataaattgcaagATTGAGTGACATATAaaatataaagtattagaacatattgaaaacatatgAAACAAAGCATATAATaagtgttcatccaagtattcaacacTGTCTGCAAAAtgaagggtaatgctagggagactcaATTTTTAGActcaattttggaaactaaaggacatgaaagttgatgatttgtTTATTGCTTAAGAGTTGATAAATGTGTttatttctattggtgacacatcatttagtttgcaaatttaatctccctaacattaccccaaaatgaaagttatctttttttctatctaagtgagagTCATGACCTAGGTAGGTGTCTAGGCCTAGGCGGGGGCCTATGCAGGTTTagaagtgacacaccccgatccagaGGATCCAGgtgtgttggccgtcacgtgagcgtgacgtaaccataagtgcgacacggaagcgaAACAACAACATACATAAGCAGGAATTCAAACCAAACTCTAACAGAACAACCTACTAAAATATCCGGACTAGTTATAAAGAAAACAAGTgaattcagagcataggtttaagtgcagtcaagtaggactaaaataaaaatacatcaccctcaggtgagtcctacatgacaagagtctgtcagaatgccggaaaaagacctcgagagccaccaactgctaactagaacctggaggggcgcaaaacaaaatgagtgggtcattaaaaccaaagagtttttcaaaacatttcattaaaacaattctaatcccctcaccgtaaaaacctgtatactttcccagaaaatagtatttatacatatatatatacgccACATCATAACTCAGCACATATCCATCATCATAATATCTCAGAAATGATATGCCATGTCCAAAATATAatcagaatgcatcaatatcaatcaggtgaaataataaatcaaccggagaccctacaatggtcctgtacggctgattctaaagctcaacatccaatccaaccagagtcacctcggtgacctgtacggttcaactctgcacgtcactcggaactacatatagtagtctgtacgatgacaggtgtataaatacgctctagtgcttctctcatcaatcatcggcgcgcataactaaggtcacccactagttggaatcacatctagtgatctgtacaactagcatgtcggaaccctcacatggtctgtacgacatccacctacttggatccaagacgagcgtgcggtgtggtgaataacaatataagcactatcacctaggtgcaggttatgagctttcaaggCAATTCACATATATAACTCAGctgaaatataaataaactcacctgaacgtccaccgcgtcaattcacatatatatgcatcagtaatcaaactaaatatctcaatgatttcatgcatggcaattaaaTTCATAACTTCCATAAAAacgtattttctgggaaaaataactgtatataggtaatacgaaatcaaaactgcccactcactgataagtcgaggggtcgtaacccccgtggcgtccctggatgcgctcgtcctcgggatatacgtcacctatatgcgaaacaactataaaaacgttaattttaaacacatcaccaataattcgaaataatttctcatacggtgctcaatttgggtatatgaatataccacatcgatctactcgacgtcacggacgtcgcaTAATTTTTAGAACAATTTTTGGACTCTCCACACGCCCTCACGCGCCGGCCAGGGCACGGCCCTACGCGCGGCCCACGCGCAGGTGCCCTAACGGAAGTCGCAGACagcgtcaggaatattccgtcaaaagcTAACGGTTACCGTTAGGGTTAACTAACGGTTACCGTTAGGTTTAACTAAcggcgttagcatattccgttaactttaacggaatatGCCATTGTCTTCTCCGGTGACTCGCCGGTCGCCGGTGACGTCGTCGGTTTCTGGGCAAAACTTCCAATTATGGtttctcactcatttttcaaccatttttcacgaaatttgtaccaaaatgaagctctaaatTCCATTACACCAATTTCAAGGTCTAAATTCCACTAAATTTTACCTGAGGTAGTTCGATAATTCGGCCAACTTTGAATttcacgatcccgacgtccaaaacttcccAACGAACGTCCctgagcttccttaggacctcctaaagctcactgtgagcttggattgtcctaaaaatcaaccaacataaagttcatgaatagtgccacATTTGGTCCTCGGgttttaaacatgaaaacgaaggagttcttacctgaaaatggtatcTTTGAGTTCGTAGGACACTCACGAACACGATGGTACTAATTTCCACGTCGATCCATGAAGTTTGGGGTGGTTTTGGTGTCGTTCGTACAGTTTTtgggtgagagagagtgagagaggatCGGGgtaaaggagagagagagtccacGGGATAGGGAGAGAGGGATGGAGGGTTTGTGATGTCCCAAAATGATCCCCACCATCCATTTGTCTAAATCCTTAACCAACAAACAATCCAACCATTCAAAATTTTATCCAACTTCATCAATTTTTTCCAAAGAAACTTAGGAACCA is drawn from Malus domestica chromosome 14, GDT2T_hap1 and contains these coding sequences:
- the LOC103455638 gene encoding probable inactive receptor kinase At1g48480, with the protein product MHSQTQRLCLFLFSLLLLLPIAKPDLASDRSALLALRSAVGGRTLLWNVNQTSPCSWAGVNCENNRVTGIRLPGVALSGVIPSGIFGNLTSLRTLSLRLNALRGPLPSDLSACVTLRNLYLQGNLFSGEIPEFLYSLHDLVRLNLASNNFSGEISLGFNNLTRLRTLYLESNKLSGAIPELKLPNLDQFNVSSNLLNGSVPKQLQSYPSSSFLGNLLCGGPLDACPGDGGAAGGGDININDNHKRRKLSGGAIAGIVIGSVLAFLVIIMLLIFFCRKKKSKKTSSVDIATVKHPEVEIPGEKLPAEAENVGYGNGSSVAAAAAAAMVGNGKSEANSAGGAKKLVFFGNGARVFDLEDLLRASAEVLGKGTFGTAYKAVLEAGTVVAVKRLRDVTISESEFKEKIEAVGVKDHENLVPLRAYYFSRDEKLLVYDYMPMGSLSALLHGNKGAGRTPLNWEIRSGIALGAARGIEYLHSQGQTVSHGNIKSSNILLTKSYEARVSDFGLAHLVGPSSTPNRVSGYRAPEVTDPRKVSQKADVYSFGVLLLELLTGKPPTHALLNEEGVDLPRWVQSIVKEEWTSEVFDVELLRYQNVEEEMVQLLQLAIDCSAQYPDKRPSISEVTRRIEELRRSSLRDEQPEVVRGLDNVSSR